TATCTCTTTTTTATCGACACTATTACGCAGTTATGGAATACACCTTCAAGCGGAAAATTTATATCTACGATTTCGGGGCATTGTATTTTTAAAAGCGGTAAAAATATCCGTTCAGTAGCTTTTCCCAAGAAACAATCCTCCATAGGAGGTTTCCCTACAACCGTGGCCGGATATATTGGATTTTTCTTGCGCGTCATGCACGTCAGGTGAAAGACGGGATAAAGGTCTTTAATCGAATAGTATCCCGTATGGTCGCCAAAGGGACCTTCTTCCCTTAATTCATCGATATCCACGTATCCTTCCAGTATAAATTCCGCATTGGCGGGTACGTAAATATCGTTGGTCTTACACTTGACTAATTCAAGGGGAGCCTTCCGCAAAAACCCCGCAAATATCATTTCATCGATTTCTTTGGGGAGAGGGGCGGTGGAAGCATATATCGTGGCTGGATCGCAGCCAAGCGCCACCGAAACGGGCATTTTCTTTCCAAGCTTTTTATATTTTTCATATATTTCACTGCCGTCTTTATGGAGGTGCCAGTGTATACCCGTAGTTTTTTCGTCGTAAACCTGGAGCCTGTACATGCCCATATTCTGTGTGCCCGTCTCGGGGTCCTTCGTAATTACCAGAGGGAGGGTTATAAATTTTCCTCCATCACCGGGCCAGCATTTTAAAATCGGCAGTCTAGAAAGATCCGGTTCTTCAACGATTTCTTGACAGGCGCCCTGCTTAACTTTTTTGGGAAATATTTTTGCAATTTTAGCAAGTCTTGTGGCGGATCTTATTTTATTAAACAACCCTATGTAATTAGATATATCTATCAGGTCTTCTATTTCTTTTGCAACATCATCAAGGCTTTCAACTTCCAATGCCAGGTTCATCCGCTCGTAAGTTCCGAAGGCATTGACCAATAGGGGAAACTCCGAACCTTTTACATTTTCAAAAAGCAGTGCGGGGCCTCCCGATTTTACCACCCTGTCTACTATTTCGGTTACTTCCAGTTCGCTGTCAACCTCTACCTTTATTCTCTTGAGCAAACTTTTTTGTTCCAGTACCCTTACAAAATCCTGCAAATCTTTATACATATCTTGACACCCTGCCTTTTGTACCTTTTCGTCGAGTCCCTGCGCCTTTTTTCATATTGTTTTTAATTTTTTCGACATACAAAAATCAGGTTTCTGATGGAATTGCTCAAACATACAAAAAACTACCTTCGTTATTATAGCACACGTTGCCGTTTATCACAAGGGTCTATCTATTGACCCCGGAAATCCATTTAAAAAACCGCCCTAATAAAAGGGCGGTTCAGCTTGTAGACAAAGCCGCTTTTAGGATGCATAACCTAAAAGCGGCTTTTTGTTGAAGGCGAAGAAAATTTTTAAGAAAAACGAATGTAAAGCGGGGACTGTTGGCGGAAACGTTCCCCGTCTTTTCTTCCATAAAGCCAGCTTTTTTAAATTCATGCATGCGAAAAGAAGCGTGAGGTAATGTCCAACTTTCCTCAAGCCTCGTAGATTTGTATAGCGCATGCCATGCTTTTCCTTCGCATCGGCAAATACCCGCTCGATGGTCTGGCCGCGCATTTTGTATAGTTCTTTACCCCATTGGGTGTGTCTTATATCTTCCGCTATTTCTATGTAATGCTCCCATATATGCCGAGTTATGATTTTTGTGTAATTTTTACTTTTGGTGCACTGTAGGCGCATGGGACATTTACAGCATATTTGGGGGTTGCTCCTATATTCCCGGTATCCCGCCCGGTTGGTGGTGCTGTATTCTAATATTTGGTTGTTGGGGCATATGTAACAATCATAATATTCGTCATAGACGTATTCGCGTTTTTTAAAGTAACCATCTTTGGTCATCGGCCTCTTGTAGGGCATAACGGGAAGCGCTCCTGCCTCAATGATTTCTCTGCATATCCCGGGGGTTTTGTAGCCTGCATCAACCACTACCGCCTCTATTTTA
The DNA window shown above is from Thermosediminibacter oceani DSM 16646 and carries:
- a CDS encoding menaquinone biosynthesis decarboxylase, which encodes MYKDLQDFVRVLEQKSLLKRIKVEVDSELEVTEIVDRVVKSGGPALLFENVKGSEFPLLVNAFGTYERMNLALEVESLDDVAKEIEDLIDISNYIGLFNKIRSATRLAKIAKIFPKKVKQGACQEIVEEPDLSRLPILKCWPGDGGKFITLPLVITKDPETGTQNMGMYRLQVYDEKTTGIHWHLHKDGSEIYEKYKKLGKKMPVSVALGCDPATIYASTAPLPKEIDEMIFAGFLRKAPLELVKCKTNDIYVPANAEFILEGYVDIDELREEGPFGDHTGYYSIKDLYPVFHLTCMTRKKNPIYPATVVGKPPMEDCFLGKATERIFLPLLKIQCPEIVDINFPLEGVFHNCVIVSIKKRYPGHAKKVMHALWGMGQMMYTKLIIVVDEHVDPKDLSTVAWKVFNNIDARRDVVIVDGPLDALDHASPLKHYGSKMGIDATKKWKEEGYEREWPDDIVMDPKIKELVDRRWKEYGF